The DNA region GGAAGCGGCGCGCGGCGGCGAGCATCACCTTGAGGAAGTCGTCGCAGACCTGGTAGCCGAGGCCGCGCGAGCCGGAGTGGATGAAGAAGGCGACGCCGTCCTCGTGCAGCCCCATCCGCGCCGCGGCCTCGGCGTCGAAGATCTTCTCCACGAACTGCGCCTCGACGAAGTGGTTCCCCGAGCCGACGGTGCCGGCCTGCGGCCGGCCGCGCTCCTTGGCGCGGTCGGAAACCTGCGACGCGTCGGCCCACGGCAGGCAGCCGCGCTCCTCGATCCGCTCCGCCTCGCCGCGCTCGCCGAAGCCGCGCGACGCGGCCCACTCCGCCCCCCGCTCCAGCGCGGCGTCGAGCTCCGCCCGCGAGAGGCGCAGGTCGCGCCGCCCCGCGCCGACGCCGGCCGGCAGGTTGCGGAAGAGCGCGTCGGCCAGCTCGGCCGCGCGCGGCTCCATCTCCGCCCGGGTCAGCGCCGTCGAGACGAGGCGCACGCCGCAGTTGATGTCGTACCCCACGCCGCCGGGCGAGACGACCCCCTCGCGCCAGTCGAACGCCGCGACGCCGCCGATCGGGAAGCCGTATCCCCAGTGGATGTCGGGCATCGCCAGCGAGCGTCCGACGATGCCCGGGAGGCAGGCGACGTTGGCGACCTGCTGCAGCGCCTTGTCGGCGACGATCGACGGAAGCAGTTCCTCGTCGGCGTAGACCAGGCCGGGGACGCGCATCGCGCCGCCGCGCGGAATCCGCCAGCGGAAGGCGTCCAGACGCTCCAACCGGAGATCCATCGACCCTCCCGCCGCGAGTTTACGGCCAGCCGCGCCCCGTCGGCGGCGCGGAGCGGAGAAGACCGTCCGCGGCGGCGCGCGGCGACGGCGAAGCGTCAGCGGCGCGGCCCGCCGCCCGGACGCGCGGCGACGGCGAAGCGTCGGCGGCGCGGTCCAACGCCCGGGCGGCGCGGCGTCAGCGGAGCAGTTCGGGACGGTTGGCGCGCAGCCAGGCGGCGAGGCGGCGCCGCGCCTCGGTCGAATGGCGCCGCACCGTGACGTCGCTCAGGCCGAGCGCCGCGGCGATCGTCTCGACCGGGAGCCCTTCCTCGTCGCGCAGGACGAAGATCTCCCGTTCCCGCCGCGGCAGCGTCTCCTTCGCCTCGTCGATCGCCGCGCGCAGTTGGCGCCGCGCGAGCGCGCCGTCGGGCGCGTGCTCGGCGCCGGTCGCCGCCGGATCGACGTCGAGCGATTCCTCGCGGCGCGCCGGACGCCCGGCGCGCGCGCTGCGCGCCGCGTTGACCGCCACGCGCACGA from bacterium includes:
- a CDS encoding sigma-70 family RNA polymerase sigma factor codes for the protein MRRAQQGERGAFDALVALHGRLVLSIARRILGDGPDAEDAAQEAFLRLYKAIGKVDPERPFEPWVVRVAVNAARSARAGRPARREESLDVDPAATGAEHAPDGALARRQLRAAIDEAKETLPRREREIFVLRDEEGLPVETIAAALGLSDVTVRRHSTEARRRLAAWLRANRPELLR
- a CDS encoding RtcB family protein, with product MDLRLERLDAFRWRIPRGGAMRVPGLVYADEELLPSIVADKALQQVANVACLPGIVGRSLAMPDIHWGYGFPIGGVAAFDWREGVVSPGGVGYDINCGVRLVSTALTRAEMEPRAAELADALFRNLPAGVGAGRRDLRLSRAELDAALERGAEWAASRGFGERGEAERIEERGCLPWADASQVSDRAKERGRPQAGTVGSGNHFVEAQFVEKIFDAEAAARMGLHEDGVAFFIHSGSRGLGYQVCDDFLKVMLAAARRF